One part of the Desulfonema ishimotonii genome encodes these proteins:
- a CDS encoding ATP-binding protein, whose protein sequence is MTENQRKLEILKTENPFISSSVGDPREEKYPDISTVNAAASEGIFHLIRQKHQRPALPFAGLIFGETGSGKTHLISRILKHSREQGIAFSFAYIQPIEAPEQTYRYLLREIVVNLCHPVRKSSRTTQLDIILEKLFEDIGYVPSAEPTCAAPPEAFADDFKTCLRGLFKKRKISRSLFRDLGTLFAIFVNIVFSDDQHTDAASGPGENGMDILRTRFPDIPKAFFKVLFQYQNPEKRAAAVEWLKGTTLDETDALLLSVPDRQEISVPMREHQARSILDAIGRLLAHYNMPLLICFDRLENYDTEAKIRALGVMIEFLVDQSRAMLPLVFVRGAQWEEKFRSKLNQQALTRLETNAFTLRGCRADQSLDIIRRRLESVLGDMGEDLFPFDRDDLTQVFRSGLHSPRQVIMRANRKLREILYPEKSPAQPPSSLSRLRDEFTTLTQTIRTDFDRYPPDRDRLRRALKLCLTHRPAESGVAIEEIDSPEDKFIDFRCACKSGAGDAFEALFILDVEQNSPSVRASLKRGIDFLEKEPDGRVIYIRDARCEIPEPPQWKATNEMLRQFRESSGHVLFLDEAQAARWYALALLSYAVKEGDVVAEDHDQVRPVTLEEMGNFVRDEIHTRAFSGFRHIDGILTAEGIS, encoded by the coding sequence ATGACGGAAAATCAGAGAAAACTTGAGATCTTAAAGACCGAAAATCCTTTCATATCTTCCAGTGTCGGAGATCCCCGGGAGGAAAAATATCCGGATATCAGCACGGTCAACGCCGCCGCCTCCGAGGGCATTTTTCACCTGATCCGGCAGAAACATCAGCGCCCCGCCCTCCCCTTTGCCGGGCTGATCTTCGGCGAAACCGGCAGTGGCAAAACCCATCTGATCAGCAGAATCCTAAAGCACAGCAGAGAGCAGGGGATCGCCTTTTCCTTTGCCTATATCCAGCCCATCGAAGCCCCGGAACAGACCTACCGGTACCTGCTGCGCGAAATCGTTGTCAACCTCTGCCACCCGGTCCGAAAATCATCCCGGACCACCCAGCTCGATATCATCCTGGAGAAGCTGTTTGAGGATATCGGCTATGTTCCGTCTGCCGAACCCACCTGCGCTGCCCCGCCGGAAGCGTTTGCCGACGATTTCAAGACCTGTCTGCGCGGGCTTTTTAAAAAAAGAAAGATCAGCAGAAGCCTGTTCAGAGATCTGGGGACACTGTTCGCCATTTTCGTCAATATCGTCTTTTCAGACGATCAGCATACGGATGCGGCTTCCGGCCCGGGCGAAAACGGCATGGACATTCTGCGCACCCGGTTTCCCGATATCCCCAAGGCCTTTTTCAAGGTTCTGTTTCAGTACCAGAACCCTGAAAAGCGGGCGGCGGCTGTGGAATGGCTCAAAGGCACCACCCTGGACGAGACAGACGCTCTGCTCCTCAGCGTGCCGGACCGGCAGGAGATATCGGTCCCCATGCGGGAGCATCAGGCCCGCAGCATCCTGGACGCCATCGGCCGGCTTCTGGCCCACTATAACATGCCCCTGCTCATCTGTTTTGACCGCCTGGAAAATTATGATACCGAAGCGAAAATCCGGGCCCTGGGGGTGATGATCGAATTCCTCGTGGACCAGTCCAGGGCCATGCTGCCCCTCGTCTTTGTCCGGGGGGCGCAGTGGGAGGAGAAATTCAGGAGCAAGCTCAACCAGCAGGCACTGACCCGGCTGGAGACCAATGCGTTCACCCTCAGGGGATGCCGGGCCGACCAGTCCCTTGATATCATCCGCCGCAGGCTGGAATCGGTCCTCGGCGATATGGGAGAGGATCTGTTCCCCTTTGACAGGGATGACCTGACCCAGGTATTCAGATCCGGCCTCCATTCGCCCCGTCAGGTGATCATGCGGGCCAACCGGAAACTCCGGGAAATTCTGTACCCGGAGAAAAGTCCGGCACAGCCGCCCTCTTCCCTGAGCCGGCTGCGGGACGAATTTACCACCCTGACCCAGACGATCCGGACGGATTTTGACCGCTATCCCCCGGACCGCGACCGTCTCCGCCGGGCGCTGAAACTCTGCCTCACCCACCGGCCCGCTGAAAGCGGCGTTGCCATCGAAGAGATCGACAGCCCCGAAGACAAGTTCATCGACTTCCGCTGTGCCTGCAAATCCGGGGCGGGTGATGCCTTTGAAGCGCTCTTCATCCTTGACGTGGAGCAGAACAGCCCGTCAGTGCGGGCCAGCCTCAAAAGGGGGATTGACTTTCTGGAAAAGGAACCGGACGGCAGGGTCATCTATATCCGGGACGCCCGCTGTGAGATACCGGAGCCGCCCCAGTGGAAGGCCACCAATGAGATGCTCCGGCAATTCCGCGAGAGCAGCGGCCATGTTCTGTTTCTGGATGAGGCCCAGGCCGCCCGCTGGTATGCGCTGGCCCTGCTCAGCTACGCGGTGAAAGAGGGGGATGTCGTTGCTGAGGACCACGATCAGGTCCGGCCCGTCACGCTGGAGGAGATGGGAAATTTTGTCCGGGATGAGATCCACACCAGGGCCTTTTCCGGCTTCCGACACATCGACGGGATACTGACGGCTGAGGGCATTTCATAA
- a CDS encoding substrate-binding periplasmic protein — protein sequence MSYFFIDLQKIRIALKHVVLVCLFVGGTHAASGQDWEKTDGLHIVTPLWEKQTNEDGTGLFFEIVRSVYELAGIEMEYKIVPWKRARNMVNKNQADAMLCAWREDAQKQGQRIPEYPMFTEYTAVVFKKARIEDWKGVPSVRSKNAVWLRGYDYHTTSHLKGMQLDWTEVDRYKQAWEMLNRDRVDFYIEALIDIEQYVRDQKMDTRLWRIEILWGNNTYIAFGDSERSKKLIGIYDKNIIQLFKTGRLKAIYDKWGVRFSPDPWKKQSAAAAPAGEEKP from the coding sequence ATGTCTTATTTTTTCATAGATTTACAAAAAATCAGGATTGCGTTGAAACATGTTGTACTTGTCTGCCTGTTTGTGGGGGGGACTCACGCCGCGTCGGGGCAGGATTGGGAAAAAACGGATGGCCTTCACATTGTGACCCCTTTATGGGAGAAACAGACCAATGAGGACGGAACCGGGTTGTTTTTCGAGATTGTCCGCAGCGTTTATGAACTGGCGGGCATTGAGATGGAATATAAAATTGTTCCGTGGAAACGCGCCAGAAATATGGTCAACAAAAATCAGGCGGACGCCATGCTGTGCGCATGGCGGGAAGATGCACAGAAACAGGGGCAGCGTATTCCCGAATACCCCATGTTTACAGAATATACCGCTGTTGTGTTTAAAAAGGCGCGAATAGAGGATTGGAAGGGGGTACCTTCTGTCCGCAGCAAAAACGCGGTCTGGCTTCGGGGCTATGACTACCATACCACTTCGCATCTGAAAGGGATGCAGCTCGACTGGACAGAGGTTGACCGGTACAAACAGGCATGGGAGATGCTGAACAGGGACAGGGTGGATTTTTACATTGAAGCACTGATTGATATTGAGCAATATGTCAGAGATCAGAAGATGGATACCCGGCTCTGGCGTATCGAAATTCTGTGGGGGAATAATACGTACATCGCTTTCGGCGATTCCGAGAGATCGAAGAAACTGATCGGTATCTACGATAAAAATATAATCCAGCTCTTCAAAACAGGGCGGTTAAAGGCGATCTACGACAAATGGGGGGTCAGATTTTCTCCCGACCCCTGGAAAAAACAGAGCGCTGCTGCCGCGCCCGCCGGGGAAGAGAAACCGTGA
- a CDS encoding sensor histidine kinase has product MKRLRILLLIFCLSLSVPLAYFVRHTYRSLDQEETAQLRYFAETLFDEMERELAVMVRKEENRAIDEYNFYYAPDGHEAATTRSPLSWPPHQAYILGYLQNNPDGSFQTPLRNTEKGDSEERPAVAAQLEAVNRIFNRKRTLSPEVYEIQPLTPVPVKQKTEKKEPGFADRFLSLKRTKEQSSYLGQAEKRTERITSEQVANLDRTAQKAGREQMKVRDAGKRPPLMEKPASEESAPMATPDTDEGATDEMAAAIRQEPALFATAFQAEVGPMQSVFIDADRIFIFRRIAVRNRIFRQGFVISGEAFLNHLARTHFTDQPMSGFTRLELTIVSQGRKSTSIHFGQSGDPPRFSSDRRFPRPFSFLRATLNCAKPPESPGRQTLNMMVAVLAGVMLAGMFAIYRSARAVTELSDRRSRFVSSVTHELKTPLTNIRMYIEMLEQGIARTPEREQEYFRILGAESARLSRLISNILEFSKLEKKQLRLNMQAGTFEEVFPAVRDIIGHSLQKQGFALKTGPETLPAFVYDREMMIQVMVNLIENSMKFGKSGEKKEITVRPEADDKQVCIRVSDTGPGIPRHALKKVFDDFYRVENALIRNTGGTGIGLAFVRKVVGAMGGRVTAANNDGPGCTITVSLPRRARQQRSVFSRGREKI; this is encoded by the coding sequence GTGAAACGGCTCAGAATCCTGCTCCTCATCTTCTGCCTTTCCCTGTCCGTCCCCCTGGCCTATTTCGTCCGCCACACCTACCGGAGTCTGGATCAGGAGGAGACGGCCCAGCTCCGCTATTTTGCCGAAACCCTGTTTGACGAAATGGAGCGGGAGCTGGCGGTCATGGTGCGTAAAGAGGAAAACCGGGCCATAGATGAGTACAATTTTTACTACGCCCCGGACGGCCACGAAGCGGCCACAACCCGATCCCCGCTCTCCTGGCCGCCCCATCAGGCATACATCCTGGGCTATCTCCAGAACAACCCGGACGGCTCTTTTCAGACGCCGCTGCGGAACACGGAAAAGGGCGATTCAGAAGAACGCCCGGCAGTTGCCGCACAGCTCGAAGCGGTCAACCGGATTTTTAACCGGAAGCGGACCCTGTCACCGGAAGTGTACGAAATTCAGCCCCTGACCCCGGTCCCCGTAAAGCAGAAAACAGAGAAAAAAGAGCCGGGATTTGCGGACCGGTTTCTGAGCCTGAAGCGCACCAAAGAACAGTCGTCCTATCTGGGGCAGGCGGAAAAGCGGACCGAGCGCATCACATCCGAACAGGTCGCCAACCTCGACCGGACGGCGCAAAAGGCTGGCCGGGAACAGATGAAGGTCAGGGATGCCGGAAAACGGCCTCCGCTCATGGAAAAACCGGCTTCCGAAGAATCCGCGCCGATGGCGACGCCCGATACGGATGAGGGGGCAACAGATGAGATGGCAGCGGCGATACGTCAGGAACCGGCCCTTTTCGCAACCGCCTTTCAGGCGGAGGTGGGACCGATGCAGTCGGTCTTCATCGACGCTGACCGGATCTTTATTTTCCGCCGGATTGCCGTCCGCAACCGGATCTTCCGGCAGGGGTTCGTCATTTCGGGGGAAGCCTTTCTCAACCATCTGGCCCGGACCCATTTCACGGACCAGCCCATGTCCGGTTTTACGCGGCTGGAACTGACCATCGTCAGCCAGGGGCGGAAGAGTACGTCAATACACTTCGGGCAATCCGGCGATCCGCCGCGCTTTTCGTCGGACCGGCGCTTTCCCCGGCCCTTTTCGTTTCTGCGCGCCACCCTCAACTGCGCCAAGCCCCCCGAATCACCGGGCCGGCAGACCCTCAACATGATGGTGGCCGTGCTGGCCGGGGTGATGCTGGCGGGCATGTTCGCCATCTACCGGAGCGCACGGGCGGTGACGGAACTCTCGGACCGACGGTCCAGGTTTGTCTCGTCCGTGACCCATGAATTGAAAACGCCGCTGACCAACATCCGCATGTACATTGAAATGCTGGAACAGGGGATTGCCCGGACACCGGAGCGGGAACAGGAGTATTTCCGCATCCTGGGGGCGGAAAGCGCCCGGCTCTCCCGGCTGATCAGCAATATTCTGGAGTTTTCCAAGCTGGAAAAAAAGCAGCTCCGCCTCAACATGCAGGCCGGAACATTTGAGGAGGTATTTCCGGCGGTACGCGATATTATCGGGCACAGCCTTCAGAAACAGGGATTCGCCCTGAAAACGGGGCCGGAAACGCTTCCGGCCTTTGTCTACGACCGGGAAATGATGATTCAGGTGATGGTCAACCTGATTGAAAACAGCATGAAATTCGGCAAATCAGGGGAAAAAAAGGAGATTACCGTCCGCCCGGAGGCGGATGACAAGCAGGTCTGTATCCGTGTGTCCGATACCGGGCCGGGCATTCCCCGACATGCCCTGAAAAAGGTGTTTGATGATTTTTACCGGGTGGAAAACGCCCTGATCCGCAACACAGGGGGCACCGGCATCGGGCTGGCCTTTGTGCGAAAGGTGGTGGGGGCGATGGGCGGGCGGGTCACAGCCGCCAACAATGACGGACCGGGGTGTACCATCACGGTTTCTCTTCCCCGGCGGGCGCGGCAGCAGCGCTCTGTTTTTTCCAGGGGTCGGGAGAAAATCTGA
- a CDS encoding response regulator transcription factor yields the protein MKNSRARILVVEDDPAILNGLLDVLVFNGFEAEGAEDGGEGLRRALENVYDLLILDVMLPTLDGFSICRKVRGKKPSQGIVILTAKGSEDDIVSGFGAGADDYVSKPFSLRELMVRVEAVLRRTGRHMGDEQLAVRGVSFDGRTLTASANGQSEELTRREMDILVHLHRHQERIVSKKELLTDVWGYADADIETRTVDIHILKLRKKIARLAGDIPVIRTVRGEGYRLETGP from the coding sequence ATGAAAAATTCACGGGCCAGAATACTGGTGGTGGAAGATGATCCGGCCATTCTGAACGGACTGCTCGACGTGCTGGTTTTTAACGGCTTTGAGGCCGAAGGCGCGGAGGACGGGGGGGAAGGCCTCCGCCGGGCGCTGGAAAACGTCTATGACCTGCTGATCCTGGACGTGATGCTGCCCACCCTTGACGGTTTCTCCATCTGCCGGAAGGTCCGCGGGAAAAAGCCGTCCCAGGGGATCGTCATCCTCACCGCCAAAGGCTCGGAAGACGATATCGTCTCCGGCTTCGGGGCCGGGGCGGACGACTATGTGAGCAAACCCTTTTCGCTCCGTGAGCTGATGGTCCGGGTGGAAGCCGTTCTCCGGCGAACCGGCAGGCACATGGGAGATGAACAGCTTGCTGTCCGGGGCGTCTCTTTCGACGGTCGCACCCTCACTGCGTCGGCCAACGGTCAGTCCGAAGAGCTGACCCGCCGGGAAATGGACATCCTCGTTCACCTTCACCGCCATCAGGAGCGGATCGTCTCCAAAAAAGAGCTGCTCACCGACGTGTGGGGCTATGCGGACGCGGATATCGAAACCCGGACCGTGGACATCCACATCCTCAAGCTGAGAAAGAAAATCGCCCGGCTTGCGGGGGATATCCCGGTGATCCGAACCGTGCGGGGCGAAGGCTACCGGCTGGAGACCGGCCCGTGA
- a CDS encoding cereblon family protein encodes MDIIFEDCGFRFFPFRAFQVSDEKKLTSLKKKAAKKEEDEPEKEKAIRCGQCGSRITTAGDRMDMNGQHRHVFNNPAGYIFEIGCFGRAEGCASRGTPTMEFTWFAGFAWRFAMCGKCNAHLGWHYISSGGSSFYGLILDHLIEEE; translated from the coding sequence ATGGATATCATTTTTGAGGATTGCGGGTTTCGGTTTTTTCCCTTCAGGGCCTTTCAGGTGAGTGATGAAAAAAAGCTTACGTCTCTGAAGAAAAAGGCGGCGAAAAAAGAGGAGGACGAGCCGGAAAAAGAAAAGGCGATCCGGTGCGGGCAATGCGGTAGCAGGATTACGACCGCAGGGGACCGGATGGATATGAACGGACAGCATCGGCATGTGTTTAACAACCCGGCGGGATATATTTTTGAAATCGGCTGCTTCGGACGGGCCGAAGGGTGCGCCAGCCGGGGAACGCCGACAATGGAATTCACCTGGTTTGCGGGGTTTGCGTGGCGCTTTGCCATGTGCGGAAAGTGTAACGCCCATCTGGGCTGGCACTACATCTCTTCCGGCGGAAGCAGTTTCTACGGTCTGATTCTGGATCATCTGATTGAGGAGGAGTGA
- a CDS encoding L-fuculose-phosphate aldolase, which produces MLLEAERNAVVEFGNKMVASRLTTGTGGNLSLLNREEGLFAISPSGIEYADLTPADVVVMNMDGQVADGQRKPSSEQNFHLALYRKRADICAVVHTHSVYATTMACLHWEIPAVHYLVGFSGKKVPLAPYATFGTGELARNVTASIGDYNAVLLANHGLVAVGNNMPTAFAAAEEIELVAQIYYQTRCAGAPKILSDEEMDPVLEKFRTYGQK; this is translated from the coding sequence ATGCTTTTGGAAGCGGAAAGAAATGCGGTTGTTGAATTCGGAAATAAAATGGTCGCGTCCCGGCTCACCACGGGAACCGGCGGCAATCTCAGCCTCCTGAACCGGGAGGAGGGGCTTTTTGCCATCAGCCCCAGCGGTATCGAATATGCCGATCTGACACCGGCAGATGTGGTGGTGATGAATATGGACGGACAGGTGGCGGACGGCCAGCGCAAGCCGTCCAGCGAACAGAATTTCCACCTGGCGCTCTACCGCAAACGGGCGGACATCTGCGCGGTGGTTCACACCCACTCGGTCTATGCCACCACAATGGCGTGCCTGCACTGGGAAATCCCGGCGGTTCACTATCTGGTAGGCTTTTCCGGCAAAAAGGTGCCGCTGGCCCCCTATGCCACCTTCGGAACCGGGGAACTGGCCCGGAATGTCACCGCGTCCATCGGTGATTATAACGCCGTACTGCTGGCAAATCACGGGCTGGTGGCCGTGGGCAACAACATGCCCACGGCCTTTGCGGCTGCGGAGGAGATCGAACTGGTGGCGCAGATCTACTATCAGACCCGGTGCGCGGGGGCGCCGAAAATCCTCTCGGATGAGGAGATGGACCCGGTGCTGGAGAAATTCAGGACATACGGGCAGAAGTAA
- a CDS encoding TatD family hydrolase: MCEQALIIDSHVHLDNIRRKNPDRIAWMRDRHIIPISWAFADAIASVADLRNYLREQADFIEQMNREGLKCFFLSGVHPRNIPPDLKPEAVKDLVAPFLEKRYCLGIGEIGLETGSQREKEILAAHLDLGKTVKEMGKRIGIHTPRNNKEEMTGELLSLLAGWPEIREITVVDHCTPETTGHVLKAGLRAGVTLSAIKTTLTELGQIVRAHSGDVSRIMCNTDSGTVFYEDIGELAVSDEFPPEIRRRLTFGSANEFFSVSSYQ; the protein is encoded by the coding sequence ATGTGTGAACAAGCGTTGATCATCGACAGCCATGTCCATCTGGACAACATCCGCCGCAAAAACCCGGACCGTATCGCGTGGATGCGGGACCGGCACATCATCCCCATATCCTGGGCCTTTGCCGACGCCATCGCGTCGGTGGCGGACCTGAGAAACTACCTCCGGGAACAGGCCGATTTTATCGAACAGATGAACCGGGAGGGGCTGAAATGCTTTTTTCTCTCCGGGGTTCATCCGCGAAATATCCCGCCGGATCTGAAGCCCGAAGCGGTGAAAGATCTGGTGGCCCCCTTCCTGGAAAAACGGTATTGTCTCGGCATCGGTGAGATCGGCCTGGAGACCGGCAGCCAGCGGGAAAAAGAAATTCTCGCAGCCCATCTGGATCTGGGCAAAACTGTAAAAGAGATGGGAAAGCGGATCGGGATTCACACCCCCCGGAACAACAAAGAGGAGATGACCGGCGAACTTTTATCGCTGCTGGCGGGCTGGCCTGAAATCCGGGAGATCACGGTGGTGGACCACTGCACGCCGGAGACCACGGGCCACGTTCTGAAAGCGGGCCTTCGGGCCGGTGTCACCCTCAGCGCCATCAAAACCACGCTGACCGAACTGGGACAGATTGTCAGGGCGCATTCCGGGGACGTAAGCCGGATCATGTGCAACACCGATTCGGGAACCGTGTTTTATGAGGACATCGGGGAACTGGCCGTTTCAGACGAATTTCCCCCGGAAATCCGCCGCCGCCTCACCTTTGGCAGCGCAAACGAATTTTTTTCAGTGAGCAGTTATCAGTAA
- a CDS encoding 2-hydroxyacid dehydrogenase, whose amino-acid sequence MKILFAAPENAWGGFLDSVRAELPEHQFVATGRFEADTLSGYDVLIPTMSFISRELLRTADRLRLIQQCGAGIERVDQAAAREMGIPVANVPSDISGNADSVAEVGIYLMIGLARNFRGMARSLAEGSIGGPMGAALSGKTVGLVGLGGIAKALIRRLRAFDMRMIGIKRHEPARAGDELGLDWCGGPERLDDLLGESDFVVLCLPQTDDNLNMMNPGRFRRMKSDAFLINLSRGGLVERDALEAALATGEIAGAGLDVFWEEPPDPDDPVFRYNVLTTPHIGGATDISARGIRDVVVENIRRAGQNRELLYVRNR is encoded by the coding sequence ATGAAAATACTTTTTGCGGCCCCGGAAAATGCCTGGGGCGGATTTCTGGATTCCGTTCGGGCGGAACTTCCCGAACATCAGTTCGTGGCCACCGGACGGTTTGAGGCCGATACCCTGAGCGGCTATGACGTGCTGATTCCGACCATGTCTTTTATCAGCCGGGAATTGCTTCGGACTGCGGACCGGTTGCGCCTGATTCAGCAGTGCGGGGCCGGAATCGAGCGGGTTGACCAGGCGGCGGCCCGTGAGATGGGGATTCCGGTTGCCAATGTCCCCTCGGACATCTCCGGCAATGCGGACTCCGTGGCGGAGGTCGGCATCTATCTGATGATCGGTCTGGCGCGGAATTTCCGGGGAATGGCCCGGAGTCTTGCGGAAGGGAGTATCGGCGGGCCCATGGGCGCGGCTTTGAGCGGAAAGACCGTGGGGCTGGTCGGTCTGGGCGGTATTGCCAAAGCCCTGATTCGCAGACTCAGGGCCTTTGACATGCGCATGATCGGCATAAAGCGCCATGAACCGGCGCGGGCCGGGGATGAGCTGGGCCTTGACTGGTGCGGCGGGCCGGAAAGACTGGATGACCTGCTGGGGGAATCCGATTTTGTGGTGCTTTGTCTGCCCCAGACCGACGACAATCTGAACATGATGAATCCGGGGCGGTTCCGCCGGATGAAATCCGACGCCTTTCTGATCAACCTCTCCAGGGGCGGGCTGGTGGAGCGCGACGCGCTGGAAGCTGCCCTGGCGACCGGGGAAATTGCCGGTGCCGGTCTGGACGTTTTCTGGGAAGAGCCGCCCGACCCCGATGATCCGGTTTTCAGGTACAATGTCCTGACAACGCCTCACATCGGCGGTGCGACCGACATTTCCGCACGGGGAATCCGGGACGTGGTGGTGGAAAATATCCGCCGGGCCGGGCAGAACCGGGAGCTGCTTTACGTCAGAAACCGATAG
- a CDS encoding transposase → MKHPEQLSLFGWEKVPHRTTLSRRYKALCRILCEFIRFLGIWAEDLCEVFRGKELFEDKSLFKARGPVWHRKNQKKGEIPKKLRNPDTDGTWSKSEHHGWVYGYGVHLTATESGFPADAVVETASVSESAIIDRKAGFIKERNPVSVTTDNSYCKLSRIRSWAEAGIALITPAKKLKEKKSEPAAYKNFRLFGNSRGSKTDVFR, encoded by the coding sequence GTGAAACATCCCGAACAGCTTTCCCTGTTCGGGTGGGAAAAAGTTCCGCACCGCACCACTCTCAGCAGGCGCTACAAAGCCCTCTGTCGGATACTCTGCGAATTCATCAGATTCCTCGGTATATGGGCGGAAGACCTCTGCGAAGTCTTCCGGGGAAAGGAACTCTTCGAAGACAAGAGTCTGTTCAAAGCCCGCGGCCCCGTGTGGCATCGGAAAAATCAGAAAAAAGGGGAGATTCCGAAAAAACTCCGCAACCCGGATACGGATGGCACCTGGTCGAAATCCGAACATCACGGATGGGTGTACGGATACGGAGTTCACCTGACAGCTACCGAATCGGGCTTTCCGGCGGATGCGGTTGTCGAAACCGCTTCCGTATCCGAATCGGCGATCATTGACCGAAAGGCCGGGTTTATAAAAGAAAGAAATCCTGTTTCGGTAACAACCGACAATTCCTATTGCAAACTCAGCCGTATACGATCATGGGCCGAAGCCGGAATAGCCCTTATAACACCCGCAAAAAAACTGAAAGAGAAGAAATCGGAACCTGCGGCTTATAAAAATTTTAGGCTCTTTGGGAATTCGCGGGGTAGTAAAACTGATGTATTCCGATAA
- a CDS encoding DUF1573 domain-containing protein, whose protein sequence is MKFPEIVTPGVLLSLLILATWTGCAPSSVSENPALRETAQPVLSRKAPPALYLPETGHEFEPVRAGTPVSHDFFVRNVGENVLYLRKISGGUGAPRVFYTRQIPSGGEGKITVHLETRGYSGARLERRIAFSTNDPRRQRFELTLTGDVVMP, encoded by the coding sequence ATGAAATTCCCTGAAATTGTGACGCCCGGCGTGCTTCTGAGCCTGTTGATTCTGGCAACATGGACAGGATGCGCGCCCTCATCTGTCTCTGAAAATCCGGCGCTCCGGGAAACGGCACAGCCCGTTTTATCCCGGAAAGCCCCGCCTGCGCTTTATCTCCCGGAAACGGGCCATGAATTTGAGCCGGTTCGGGCAGGCACACCGGTTTCCCATGATTTTTTCGTCCGCAACGTGGGCGAAAACGTGCTGTACCTGAGAAAAATCAGCGGCGGGTGAGGCGCTCCCCGTGTCTTTTATACAAGACAGATTCCTTCCGGGGGCGAAGGAAAAATAACGGTGCATCTTGAAACACGGGGATACAGCGGGGCCCGGCTGGAACGGCGGATTGCCTTCAGCACCAATGACCCGCGCCGTCAGCGGTTCGAGCTGACGCTGACGGGGGATGTGGTGATGCCGTGA
- a CDS encoding MauE/DoxX family redox-associated membrane protein, giving the protein MRKWVILALRLFLGIVFIYASWDKILHPGAFAEAIYNYQILPDTLINFTAIVLPWFELFLGICVIFGIWLPGAVFSINALLTVFFAALLFNLARGLDIHCGCFSSSAQSGESGSTLWYLTRDAAFLISGFLLFSQIWPRKKRL; this is encoded by the coding sequence ATGCGAAAGTGGGTTATTCTGGCGCTGCGTCTCTTTCTGGGCATCGTGTTCATCTACGCCAGCTGGGACAAAATCCTTCACCCCGGCGCCTTTGCGGAAGCGATTTACAATTACCAGATTCTGCCGGACACGCTGATCAATTTCACGGCCATTGTATTGCCCTGGTTTGAGCTTTTTCTCGGCATCTGTGTGATTTTCGGCATATGGCTGCCGGGCGCGGTCTTTTCGATCAACGCCCTGCTGACCGTCTTCTTTGCCGCCCTGCTCTTCAATCTGGCAAGGGGGCTTGATATCCACTGCGGGTGTTTCAGCTCCAGCGCCCAGAGCGGTGAGAGCGGCTCAACCCTGTGGTACCTGACCCGGGATGCGGCCTTTCTGATCTCCGGCTTTTTGCTTTTTTCCCAAATCTGGCCCCGGAAAAAGCGGTTATGA
- a CDS encoding rhodanese-like domain-containing protein, producing MDVNSNTPKTFGFQMIWQSLAFLALAAAVGLSVNFFRADRLELPGDWSAEARTTLDTGENIAISVEAAKQLFDTGEAIFLDARPAESYADGHIQGARSFPWDAFDDYFDPVMADVTGETTLIAYCDGESCTLSHDLAKALMEMGFPKARVLVNGWTLWQQSGFPAELSEITE from the coding sequence ATGGATGTAAATTCAAATACGCCAAAAACCTTCGGGTTTCAGATGATCTGGCAGAGCCTTGCTTTTCTGGCGCTCGCCGCAGCCGTCGGGCTATCGGTCAATTTTTTCCGGGCGGATCGCCTTGAACTGCCCGGCGACTGGTCTGCTGAGGCCCGGACAACGCTCGATACCGGTGAAAATATCGCCATTTCCGTGGAAGCGGCGAAACAGCTTTTTGACACAGGCGAAGCCATATTTCTGGATGCCAGACCGGCTGAAAGCTATGCAGACGGGCATATTCAGGGGGCGCGGAGTTTCCCGTGGGATGCCTTTGACGATTATTTTGATCCGGTTATGGCAGATGTGACCGGGGAGACCACCCTGATCGCCTATTGTGACGGCGAATCCTGCACCCTGAGTCACGATCTGGCAAAGGCCCTGATGGAAATGGGCTTTCCAAAGGCCAGGGTTCTGGTCAATGGCTGGACGCTGTGGCAGCAGAGCGGTTTTCCCGCCGAATTGTCAGAAATTACGGAATAA
- a CDS encoding (2Fe-2S)-binding protein: MNDIICHCFGYTRKDIRDDIEAHGISTIMQRIIGEKKNNVCRCAERHPRKR, translated from the coding sequence ATGAACGATATAATCTGTCACTGTTTCGGATATACCCGAAAGGATATCCGCGATGATATTGAAGCGCATGGCATCTCCACCATCATGCAGCGAATTATCGGGGAAAAGAAAAACAACGTCTGCCGATGCGCCGAACGCCATCCCCGGAAACGGTGA